The Solibacillus sp. FSL W7-1464 genome contains a region encoding:
- the istB gene encoding IS21-like element helper ATPase IstB: MDKQKEMIEMCKELRLPSIRSLLEQEVLFEQHTTPADFLYFALKQEMEDRYVRAKANRIRLANFPEKKLLEELDVEALPQNAAVRLPHLKELKFIQEKQNVLLIGSPGTGKTHLAIGLGIEACLAGYKVYFTSVASLVNQLKESRSARTLRSFELKFEKYDLVIIDELGYISFDKEGAELLFTHLSLRAGRAATIITSNLTFERWEEVFHDPVLTSALTDRLTHRAHIINMIGGSYRILETKEWIEQSNF, translated from the coding sequence ATGGACAAGCAAAAAGAGATGATTGAAATGTGTAAAGAATTACGTTTACCAAGTATTCGTTCTTTACTTGAACAAGAAGTATTATTTGAACAACATACAACCCCGGCTGACTTTCTCTATTTCGCTTTAAAACAGGAAATGGAGGACCGATACGTGCGAGCAAAAGCTAATCGAATTCGATTAGCCAACTTCCCAGAGAAAAAGCTATTAGAGGAATTAGATGTAGAGGCACTGCCGCAAAATGCGGCGGTTCGCCTTCCTCATTTGAAGGAACTAAAGTTTATACAGGAGAAGCAAAATGTATTATTAATTGGCTCACCTGGTACCGGTAAAACCCATCTTGCGATTGGATTAGGCATTGAAGCCTGTTTAGCGGGCTATAAAGTGTATTTCACAAGTGTAGCATCACTTGTGAATCAATTAAAGGAAAGCCGTTCTGCGAGAACATTGCGCTCCTTTGAACTAAAATTTGAGAAGTATGATTTAGTCATCATCGATGAACTCGGGTACATTTCATTCGATAAAGAAGGAGCAGAACTTCTGTTCACGCACTTATCGTTACGTGCCGGTCGAGCAGCGACAATTATAACAAGTAATCTAACGTTTGAACGCTGGGAAGAAGTATTCCACGATCCAGTATTAACATCAGCTTTAACCGATCGACTCACGCATCGAGCGCACATCATCAACATGATTGGTGGCTCCTATCGAATTTTAGAAACGAAAGAATGGATCGAACAGAGCAATTTTTAG
- a CDS encoding reverse transcriptase domain-containing protein, giving the protein MKKQESINLIDRIASHRNLWNAYKKVKGNGGAPGIDGITVDGLKAHLIKYEEPLKRKLKDGSYQPQPVKRVAIPKADGSKRYLGIPCVLDRVVQQAILQVIQPIIDPHFSDKSFGFRKGRNQHQAIALAKKYYEEGYRTVVDCDLKSYFDTIHHQRLRAYLEECIC; this is encoded by the coding sequence ATGAAGAAACAAGAAAGTATCAATTTAATTGACAGAATTGCGTCCCATAGAAACCTATGGAATGCATATAAGAAAGTAAAAGGAAATGGAGGAGCACCTGGAATCGATGGTATCACGGTTGATGGACTGAAGGCGCATTTAATAAAATATGAGGAACCATTGAAAAGGAAATTAAAAGATGGTTCCTACCAACCTCAACCAGTGAAACGAGTAGCTATCCCAAAAGCGGATGGCTCCAAACGATATCTAGGTATACCATGTGTATTGGACAGAGTTGTTCAACAAGCCATTCTACAAGTCATCCAACCAATAATTGATCCACACTTTTCAGACAAAAGTTTTGGCTTTCGAAAAGGTCGAAACCAACACCAGGCAATTGCCCTCGCTAAGAAATATTACGAGGAAGGTTATCGAACAGTGGTGGACTGTGACTTGAAAAGTTACTTCGATACGATTCATCACCAGCGACTACGAGCTTATTTGGAAGAATGTATTTGTTAA
- a CDS encoding Dps family protein, which yields MAKKQLNTQLNDLVSTWSVMYTKLHNYHWYVNGPSFFTLHVKFEELYNEVTLNLDEIAERILTKGGKPVATLKEHLDLSLIEEASGKEETEEMVSILIKDFNTIMDALNKAMETASEEGDDRTEDLLNAQFQSLEKHTWMLNAYLGK from the coding sequence ATGGCAAAGAAACAATTAAACACTCAATTAAATGATTTAGTATCAACATGGTCGGTAATGTACACAAAGTTACATAACTATCACTGGTATGTAAACGGACCATCATTCTTTACATTACACGTAAAATTTGAAGAGCTTTACAATGAAGTAACATTAAATTTAGATGAAATCGCGGAACGTATTTTAACGAAGGGCGGCAAACCTGTTGCAACATTAAAGGAACATTTAGACCTTTCTTTAATTGAAGAAGCATCAGGAAAAGAAGAAACAGAGGAAATGGTTTCTATCTTAATCAAAGACTTCAATACGATTATGGACGCTTTAAATAAGGCTATGGAAACAGCTTCAGAAGAAGGCGATGATCGTACAGAGGATCTACTGAACGCCCAATTCCAAAGCCTCGAGAAACATACATGGATGTTAAATGCTTATTTAGGCAAATAA
- a CDS encoding reverse transcriptase domain-containing protein, producing the protein MDRTEQFLVAHILINNWLIFNLRNTEEFITDKIVLKLIWKFLRSGILDKDILIETTEGTPQGGPLSPILANVYLNKLDRELEKRGHRFIRYADDFVIYVKSPRAGERVMTSVKNFIEDELGLTINEQKSKVCGATAATFLGFHLQNLSGKWDTDQSSPPRND; encoded by the coding sequence ATGGATCGAACAGAGCAATTTTTAGTGGCTCATATTTTAATTAACAATTGGCTCATATTTAACTTGCGAAATACAGAAGAATTCATAACAGATAAAATAGTACTTAAGCTAATATGGAAATTCTTACGCTCAGGCATATTGGACAAGGACATCCTCATTGAAACGACAGAAGGTACACCCCAAGGGGGTCCACTCTCTCCAATTCTAGCAAACGTGTATTTAAACAAGCTAGATAGAGAGTTAGAAAAACGAGGACACCGATTCATTCGCTATGCGGATGATTTTGTGATTTATGTAAAGTCACCAAGAGCAGGTGAACGCGTCATGACCAGTGTCAAGAATTTTATCGAAGATGAACTGGGTCTCACAATCAATGAGCAGAAAAGTAAAGTGTGTGGCGCAACAGCAGCTACATTCTTAGGGTTTCATCTACAAAATCTGTCGGGAAAGTGGGATACCGACCAATCAAGTCCGCCAAGAAACGACTAA
- the yidD gene encoding membrane protein insertion efficiency factor YidD — translation MKKLFIGLIRLYQKYISPMTPPSCRFHPTCSHYGIEAIQKHGAIKGSIMTVIRILKCQPLHPGGFDPVPEKWPSKKK, via the coding sequence ATGAAAAAACTGTTTATCGGATTAATTCGTCTTTACCAAAAATATATTTCGCCTATGACGCCACCTTCTTGCCGGTTCCATCCGACATGCTCACACTATGGAATTGAAGCAATTCAAAAACATGGTGCAATTAAAGGATCGATCATGACCGTTATTCGAATACTAAAATGTCAGCCGCTACATCCAGGTGGATTCGATCCAGTACCTGAAAAATGGCCTTCGAAAAAAAAATAA
- the istA gene encoding IS21 family transposase, giving the protein MISLEKKQLVLIEYYQHNTSQRQIAEKLNMSRNTVKKYIEQDLAARQQDTRNLPITDNYVTPPAYKKRKGKKRALTNTVMKRIREMMKQNENKREVNMHKQQLKIIDIHDKLLDEGFKIGYTTVRNFVNREEKKQKEVFIRQEPKVGREIEFDWGEVKLFIDGKLRSFSMAVFTLAYSNDRFARLYESETMVCVQDAHVKCIEALGFVPHVFTYDNMRTVVKNFIGYDRFITDGMKSLSLHYHFQIRLCQPRKGNEKGHVERSVEYIRRKAFAHRDTFVSLEEAQEYLVSIIEKLNGRVHYLKEKTHHELMLEEKAERAGSLTAAPFDPAELVELRVDKYSTVTYRHNRYSVPEGHVGEYIKLKARAEEVLLFSEGECIAKHKRSWQVHAWVMNIYHYLNTLEKKKGALAQSECLSQAPKDIKNIYHRYYIGNEKDFLELLVYVKERDCLTRVLEVITELEKNPLVHLTTEKIIFLAEQSAEVRTVLTGQDDVTSQSLDNLSSLAALFHSKGTGVVH; this is encoded by the coding sequence GTGATCAGTTTGGAGAAAAAGCAATTGGTATTGATTGAGTACTACCAGCACAATACAAGTCAGCGTCAAATTGCAGAGAAGCTTAATATGTCACGAAATACTGTTAAGAAATATATCGAACAAGACTTAGCGGCAAGACAACAAGATACAAGGAATTTACCGATTACAGATAATTACGTTACGCCTCCGGCATATAAAAAGCGTAAGGGAAAAAAGAGAGCTTTAACAAATACGGTGATGAAGCGTATTCGCGAGATGATGAAACAGAATGAAAATAAGCGTGAAGTAAATATGCATAAGCAGCAATTAAAGATTATTGATATACATGACAAACTTTTAGATGAAGGGTTTAAAATCGGCTATACGACAGTTCGCAATTTCGTGAATCGTGAGGAAAAGAAGCAAAAGGAAGTATTCATCCGCCAAGAGCCTAAAGTTGGTCGTGAAATTGAGTTTGATTGGGGAGAAGTAAAGTTATTTATCGATGGAAAACTAAGAAGTTTTTCAATGGCCGTATTTACTCTAGCCTATAGTAACGATCGCTTTGCGCGACTCTACGAATCAGAAACAATGGTTTGTGTACAGGATGCACACGTAAAATGTATCGAAGCTTTAGGCTTTGTGCCACACGTTTTTACATACGATAATATGCGTACAGTTGTCAAAAACTTTATCGGTTATGATCGTTTTATTACCGACGGTATGAAAAGTTTATCCTTGCATTATCATTTTCAAATACGACTTTGTCAGCCTCGTAAAGGCAATGAAAAAGGCCATGTGGAGCGAAGTGTGGAATACATACGTCGCAAAGCATTTGCGCATCGAGATACGTTTGTTTCTTTAGAAGAGGCACAGGAGTATTTAGTTTCTATTATCGAAAAATTAAATGGTCGCGTTCATTATTTGAAAGAGAAAACACATCATGAATTGATGTTGGAAGAAAAAGCTGAACGAGCTGGCAGTTTAACAGCGGCACCGTTCGACCCTGCAGAATTAGTGGAGCTACGTGTGGATAAATATAGTACGGTTACCTACCGTCACAATCGCTACTCTGTACCCGAGGGGCATGTAGGAGAATACATTAAGTTAAAAGCTCGTGCAGAGGAAGTGCTTCTATTTAGCGAAGGTGAATGCATCGCGAAGCATAAACGAAGCTGGCAAGTTCATGCCTGGGTGATGAATATCTACCACTATTTAAACACCTTGGAAAAGAAAAAAGGTGCCTTAGCCCAAAGTGAATGTTTGAGCCAAGCACCAAAAGATATAAAAAATATCTACCACCGCTATTATATCGGAAATGAAAAAGATTTTCTAGAACTACTTGTTTATGTCAAAGAACGAGATTGCCTAACAAGAGTACTAGAAGTCATTACTGAACTAGAAAAGAACCCTTTGGTTCATCTAACAACGGAAAAAATCATTTTCTTAGCAGAACAGTCAGCTGAAGTACGTACTGTTTTAACTGGCCAAGATGATGTCACCAGTCAATCTTTAGATAATTTATCTTCATTAGCAGCATTATTTCATTCTAAAGGAACAGGAGTGGTTCATTAA
- a CDS encoding group II intron maturase-specific domain-containing protein → MWRNSSYILRVSSTKSVGKVGYRPIKSAKKRLKDKLRILTSRKRTGTFSEIVKRINQTTVGWINYYGVANMKTFIQELQGWLNHRLRQLIWKRWKLPRTKYVKLRQYGIQHDEAMKTAHSRKGYWRISRSEVLHQAIPNKRLVKWGLKDLSQFYEQRYSKG, encoded by the coding sequence GTGTGGCGCAACAGCAGCTACATTCTTAGGGTTTCATCTACAAAATCTGTCGGGAAAGTGGGATACCGACCAATCAAGTCCGCCAAGAAACGACTAAAAGATAAGCTAAGAATACTGACGAGTCGTAAACGAACAGGGACATTTAGTGAGATTGTGAAAAGAATCAATCAAACAACGGTTGGTTGGATTAATTACTATGGAGTTGCCAACATGAAAACTTTCATCCAAGAATTACAGGGATGGTTAAACCATCGCTTACGTCAATTAATATGGAAACGGTGGAAGCTACCACGAACTAAATATGTGAAATTACGCCAATACGGAATCCAACATGATGAAGCGATGAAAACGGCGCATTCAAGAAAAGGGTACTGGCGAATATCACGAAGCGAGGTTCTACACCAAGCCATTCCAAATAAAAGGCTCGTAAAATGGGGACTGAAAGACCTGTCCCAATTTTACGAGCAAAGATACTCAAAAGGTTGA